A segment of the Bos taurus isolate L1 Dominette 01449 registration number 42190680 breed Hereford chromosome 19, ARS-UCD2.0, whole genome shotgun sequence genome:
attcatttatgtcACCTCCCTGGCACTGAAGGTAGCCCCTCTAGAAGGCAGAATACACTGAATattctgaataataataataaaccaaaTGTACTGAAACTCTGGCTCCTTGAATAAAGTAGAACTCCACTGTATATgtagggacttccatggtggctcagaacataaagaatctgcccgcgcagtgcagaagacctgggtttgatccctggggcagaaagatcccctggagaatggaatggcaatccactccagtattacaacagactggttccaagtaggaaaaggagtatgtcaaggttgtatatcatcaccttgcttatttaacttatgtgcagagtacatcgtgagaaacgctgggctggatgaagcacaagctggaatcaagattgccaggagaatatcaataacctcagatatgcagatgacaccatcagaaagtgaagaaagaactaaagaacctcttgatgaaagtgaaagtggagaacgaaaaagttggcttaaaactcagatgccagtccaggttcagtgcacgatactggatgcttggggctagtccactgggacgacccagagggatggtatggggagggaggagggaggagggttcagcatggggaacacatgtatacctgtggtggattcattttgatatttggcaaaactaatacaattatgtaaagtttaaaaataaaataaaattaaaaaaaaaacaacaataactcaacattcagaaaactaagatcatggcatctggtcccatcacttcatggcaaatagatggggaagcagtggaaacagtgtcagactttatttgtttgggttccaaaatcactgcagatggtgactgcagccatgaaattaagacacttactccttggaaggaaagttatgatcaacctagactgcatattaagaagcagaaaattactttctcaacaaagttccatctagtcaaagctatggttttaccagtagtcatgtatggatgtgagagttggactataaagaaagctgagtgctaaagaattgatgcttttgaactgtggtgttggagaagagtctcaagagtcccttggactgcaaggagatccatgcagtccatcctaaaggaaatcagtcctgaaaattcataggaagaactgatgttgaagttgaaactccaatcctttggccatctgatgcgaaaaactgactgactcatttcaaaagactctgatgctgggaaagattgagggtgggaggagaaggggacgacagaggatgagatggctggatggcatcaccgactcaatgaacatgagtttgggtaaattccaggagttggtgatggacaggaaggcctggcgtgctgcagtccatggtgtcacaaagatgtggacacgactgagagacttaactgaactgaattgaactgaaggttGATTAATTTGTGCTCTTTGGCAGGTGAAGGCAAAATACAATTACTTTGGATCAAAATGTAAATacttaaaacaaagaaagagagTAACAATCAGATTCAATTTTCAGTGCCAGTAGGAGGACATTTATTTAGgttcatggaaataaaaagacataagAAAATCACCAAAAAATCTTCACTGGATTTCCATATCAGAGAGATAAATTCAGTGGCCTCACAAGTGATTTGACAAGTTCCTTAAGCATGAAAAATAGATGTGCTGAAGAAAAAGGGAGGAGTGTTGGGAGAATATAATTTCCTGGGAGATTCTGAGTGATTACATTTAGAAGTGGGGGAGTTTGGAGAGAAGTTAGAACGTGGGCTCAGTATGCCTGATGTTTGCTTATGAAATTCAAGAGACCAGTTCTCTTGAACcctccatattttaaaaagaagctctgcaactgtggggagggaggaaatgaGGAAGCAGTATGTTCAAAGCAGAGATTCAGCAGCAAGAGGAGGGACAGCACACGGGGCGGGGGCAGGTGGAGATGACACAGGTGGGGCGATAGCAAGTGGTGTGGCAGGAGACCCGGCCACACACTGGGCGCAGGCAGCAGCTGGAGCCACAGCAAGAGGGGCGGCAGCAGCTGGAGATGCGGGAGCAGGTGGGCTGGCAGCACACAGACTGGCAGCACCGGGGCCTGCAGCAGCTGGAGATGCAGCAGGTAGGCCTGCAGCAGCTGGAGATGCAGCAGGTAGGCCTGCAGCAGCTGGACCCACAGCTGGACCCACAGCAGGAGGGGCGGCAGCAGCTAGAGATGCAGCAGGTGGGGCGAGGGCAGGTGGGCTGGCAGCACACAGGCTGGCAGCACTGGGGCCTGCAGCAGCTGGAGATGCAGCAGGTAGGCCTGCAGCAGCTGGAACCACAGCTGGAAACACAGCAGGAGGGGCGGTAGCAGCTAGAGATGCAGCAGGTGGGGCGAGGGCAGGTGGGCTGGCAGCAGACCGGGCGGCAGCAGCTGGACACACCACAGCTGGGGCGGCAGCAGGTGGTCCTGCAGCAGGTGGTCTGGCAGCAGCTGGGCTGGCAGCAGGTCTCCTGGCAGAGACTTCGGCCACAGCTCTGGTCAGAGCAGACGGAGCCACAACAGGAGCTGACCATGGTGTCAGAGGGTGGAGGTTCTGTTGTTAATAGGAGAGTGAGGTTCTTGAGTCTGATCTTTCCTTGCCATCTGTCACTTTTATACCCTGCTGAGAACTACTTTGAGCATGTGCAggattattgttgttatttttatctcACTAGAAAATCAGTTCATTTTTAGCAAATTATATAATTGTGTTTATCTGGTAAATATTCCTACATTTAAAAATGGcacatttccttttcctcttgtaTTCTGAGCTATCTAATTTGGTTAAAGCCAAGTGAATCAGCACCCATATTTCTTCCCTTATCTGATGTGTCCTTCAAGTAGACTCATTATAAGACATTGTTTTACTGGATTTCACaagtttttatttatgtatttaactcCAGGATAATATGCTGAGAGTGAGGACTAAATCTCCTCTGCTGTCAAAGAGGTTAAGAGcaatcatatgaaatgctggtgGGAAAATAGGATTAAAGACCCATCTTAGATTAGGAGAGAGAACCACTCATGTACAATGAAGAATACTCTGATTCCTTTGGACTACTGGATGTTCAttaaggtgttcagttcagttcagttgcacagtcagtccaactctttgcaaccacacaaattgcagcacgccaggcctccctgtccatcaccagctcctggaatttacccaaactcatgttcatcaagtcggtgatgccaagcaaccatctcatcctctgtcatccccttctcctgcccccaatccctcccagcatcagggttcttttcaatgagtcaactcttcacatgaggtggccaaaatatgggagtttcagctttagcatcagtccttccaatgaacacccagacctgatctcctttaggatggactggttggatctccttgcagttcaagggactctcaagagtcttctccaacaccacagttcaaaagcatcaattcggcgctcagctttctttatagtccaactctcacatccacatacgactactggaaaaaccatagccttgactagacggacctttgttggcaaagtaatgtctcagttttttaaaagatcccAAAGGAAGTGCCTGTTTTCTTTATTGTgctgtactggagtgggttgccctgccctcctacaggggatcttcctggtccaggaatgaatccatgtctcttacgtctcctgcactggcaggcaggttctttaccactggcgccacttTCTTTATTAGTTCTATCTATAAAGTGTTTTCTTTATTGGATCTATTCAACTTGAAAGAGTTGTAGTGCAGTGATTCACTACTTCTAAATAGTAAAAACACCTTGGCATGATGGGTCCTTTTTaacattattaaattattattgaCATGTTCCTCAAAGATTACAtattataagttttttttttaatctatattttagTATGTCAACATACGCAATGGGCTATGTATAACTGAgtattattgaagtatattttttTGTATTATGAGGTATTGTCTCTTAGCAAGatatatttgagatttttccttGATACAAATGAAAGATTAAGGGATTAAGGCTTAATTTATTTCCCACATACACTCGAATAAGACAAATAAGACACACACATGAGGTTTGCAGCTATTTAGAGTGTGATTACTAAACAAAATaccaattatatatttaaattcatataCTTTTATGAAATATAACACTAATAGTTACTATTTTTGAGTGCCTACTACATGTTAGGAATTTTCTGAGTCTTCTATAATTGTTATCTTGTTTACACTTCACAAGGACTTTGTGAGGTAAACACAATTTTCTTAATTCTTCTGACATGAAGTAATATGGCTCAGATAGATTGAAGTCACACAGTAAGCAGGGAAGGTAGTTCTCCCATAGAACATTCAAAGAAGTTAAGAATATTATACTCCtaagtcattttctttctgtctcttttgtgTAAATATGCTTTCTCCCTTGTCAACACAGCAAACTCTTGCTTGTACTTAAATGTCCAGCCAAGACACAAAATCATCTCTAATGTCTTTCTTGGTTTCTACCACATTCAAAATGAGTCCTTCCCTCCTTTTGTTTTAAGATATGCCTCTGATCTAGAGTATCACACTTGATTGTAGCTAGTTTGTATGTCTATTTCCAGTCCTTCTGTTTGCCCCTATGAGGTCAGGCACTGTCTTATTCAGTTTTATAGATATGATACCCAGCAATTGCCCTGAGTGAATGTTAGTTGAATGACCATGGGATTTATTGAAAACACAGGGCATTTACTTATCCTTTAACATGCTACAGATGATCTAGATGGATGGAGAAGAGCAGAGCAGACAATGGGGACATTATTGAATGAGGGCGTAGGTTGACTTATGATGAAGTAAATGACTTGTCTGGCTGGTAAGTgtagaagaatagaaaaaaaaataatgttcacTGATAGAGTGAGAGAATTTAAAGATAATCTTCAATTTATACAAAGGAAAGTGGATATCATCATACAGTTG
Coding sequences within it:
- the LOC132343072 gene encoding keratin-associated protein 4-7-like → MVSSCCGSVCSDQSCGRSLCQETCCQPSCCQTTCCRTTCCRPSCGVSSCCRPVCCQPTCPRPTCCISSCYRPSCCVSSCGSSCCRPTCCISSCCRPQCCQPVCCQPTCPRPTCCISSCCRPSCCGSSCGSSCCRPTCCISSCCRPTCCISSCCRPRCCQSVCCQPTCSRISSCCRPSCCGSSCCLRPVCGRVSCHTTCYRPTCVISTCPRPVCCPSSCC